AACAACATTGGaaaagtgtgtgtttgttactcaatatattacaaaagCTAAACAAAGCTATACAAAGTTTGttaatgtacgtacaataaaaagatttcacacattttttaatctttcgcaatttattgagttacaaacaatggcttggtatatattgtttcacattgatttttcaagaagggagccatgataaaaaaattgagttaaaaatccaaaatagatatccaatattcatccatatggctacttcaAAACAGAGAAATTTATCTAGctgaaatatttcagtattaTCGAGACGCCAAAGCAGGGATTGAAATATGTAAAGGGAGGAACAGTATATCTTGAGAAAATATTAGGTTTATGCAAACTAAtggaaaaagtgaaaataaagttgCATTGCTTTCTTGTGGTATACTTAAATTGTTAGCTTGCTTAACCCCTTTTTTACAATATTGTTTGATTATTTTACTTCCAACTCAAAATCTTTCTTTCTACAAAAGTTGCTGATAGAACGTTAAGATTAAAGGTTGGATGAATATACCTGAATGTTGATACAGTAGTATATAGGTGAATGTTGCTATGTTGCCTCGTTAGAAGTACAAGTTATTCGGAATGTGATGTAACTTTAGTTATAATATGTTGGACAATATGTTAGGTATTGGTATGCCTTTTACAGTGCATACTACCTTATTGTTACAAGCTACTGAAGTTATCATCATAACCATTGCCGCTTTTTGGACGACCGTGGTACATTTATCTTATTATCAATATCTCAATACCTGACTTTCCACAAATTCCATGTGCTTCATCAAAGAATCCACtctataaacaaatacaaacaaatacgaGGTGAACAAGTCGCTATTGAGCCTCTGTAACGTGTGCAATCGTGGttaataaaattacaaattaagaATTGTTAATTGGACAATTTGGAAATGAGTTCATCATTCGATTAAAATAATATGTACAACTAGCGTATATGTTGGATATTGCATTTTAGGAACACACACCTGTCTAAATCTGATATTCAATACAATGGCAGCTCTGCAATAGGCTAACGGAAAAAATTGtaagtttacaaatattataatagtgcacacatttataatattttttacatgATAAAGTGCCTTCCACGGTGGATGTCGTGTCATGGCGCTGGACAATTATTACCCATGTTACATACCTACATTGGCGCATCGACCGTTTATATAACATCCTCAACCCCAGGGAGGAGAATATACAAGCCACTGCAGCCATTGCAAGCGATTAGGATGAAAGCATTCACATGGCAGCtgctgtcctaccaggtccctaactATATACCAGGACTAACTAGCGAACAAGCGTAGTTCAAATATTGCTGACCGAATTTAGCTAATCAGAAACAAACGACGGCGGCGGCGTCGGCGAGACTTTGACCTGAAATATATACAGATTCAATCACGGCCTCTCTAACTACCCGACCACTATGATTCCACTTTTCGTCTTGACCGACCTCAAGTAACGATTTACAAACAACCATTAAATAAATCTTAACTTACTTTTGAAACACCTCTTTAATCTCAACGTCCATTTTTGTTGATTCCTCGTGTTGTTTTCTTGCAAAGTACCTCTCCATatgaatcaattcaaacaaGCTTAATAGTTTATCTTCTTTGACTGTCAACCTTTGTCCTAAAAACAAGGTAACCCATTATTTTATTTGGTACATATTGAAACAACTTAGATAAACAACAAAGACAATTAGAAAAAAGCAAAATTAAGAGCCAGGACCAGAAAATGATTCTAAAAGAGCCAAGAATATCTTATACTGGTATCGTCACCCAGCCCACCATTACATTCATTTATATGACTGTGATTCACTCTTTAGAGTCACCATTTAAtactcagcccccccccctctgctTACGACCCCGTTCTTTTCTCATCAAACGtgcatgtattttttaaaagttattgGTAAACTAATAACAAGAAGTATCTACTTACTCAGAGTTCTTTTGCCACGTCTGATCCTGGGACAGCAATGACCCAAGACTGCTTGAACACACATCCGAATATGCGAGAAGATTATTAGTGGTGGAAATAACATTGGACGCCACTGATACTCCGCAATAAGTCCATACCTTTGAAATTTCCAAAATAAATCGGTGTGATCCTGCACTTTGGAAAATGTATAGCTGTGgattaaataaatattcaagaCAAAGTGGTTATTTTTACCTTTAAAGGCCGACTTCGGATTAGCACTGAAATGTAGTTGTGAAAAAACAGAGCTGTAGGAAAAGTTGGtctgaaacaaaagaaaaaataccgccaatggcgttgtaccacaactgtacagttttttaaaatgtttattcatatggtagtccatgctaacaagaagtgttcatttgttgaatgactatccagttaaccatgttgctatctttacgatatatgctatcatttggctgttgctatgggcgtggtcatgttgttagatatatttacatacatttttaaatgtttttgttcacttgtgtatgaattcctgatattgtctttccaatatatgtaatcatttggctgttgctatgggcgtggtcttgttgctaggcatatttacatacattttttgaatgtttattcatttgtctttctattcctgttgttatcattgcaatatacgtgattatttgactgttgctattggcgtggtcatgttgttagatatatttgcatacattttaagatgtttttgttcacttgtgtatgaattcctgatattgtctttgcaatatatgtaatcatttggctgttgctatggacatggtcttgttgctaggcaaatttacatacattttttgaatgtttattcaattgtctattaatccctgttatctttgtgaaatacacgaccgtttggctgttgctatgggcgtggtcatggttgctagggtatttgcatacatttttggaatgtttactcatttgcctaccagatgatgttatttgaccaaaatatactgccatttggttgttgctaagggcgtggtcatggtcgctagggccaattttctcaaaatgttttgaagaaaatctgcagaataacactttcagaaacatctcaccaagtttcagactcagtgaccacgtactttttgaaatataagtttttgaccaaaaatgaacatttttacacctaatttgcatatcactcatggaatcattgtatgcttaatatttcttcatccatacatccctagatgcattcccattaaatttcagcccaatctgctcagtagttttggaattatagatttttgaccaaaaagacacatttttagctgaacctcagttcagttgtgcttatAAAACCATGTAATTCTTATAGCTCCCCTGTAAAGAGTACCTGGGATTGGATCCCTAACTAATATTAAATTGATAAAACCTTATTAAATACAACAGAGCAAACGCTTTGACTATAAGTAGCATGTCCTTAATTTGGTCAAATTCTTTTGctaaaatgataacattatGGTGCCTGCAATAATTAATTTTACGCGTATAATGTTTTTTAGCGTAGAATTACAATCTCTGATCAGTAATATGGTGTAAACTTTAACTGTtagatgtattttttatatctatTTATGGTAACAGGTATAGTAAAATGATGGAATCGAaatgaaacaaaccaaaaaacacaaaaaaataaccaaaaaacATTGAATGTAAAGCAATGATAATGTTTAAGTTTTTCATTTACCTTGTGTGTCATACgaaatacaacaacaaagatGTGATGCTTACCTGAACATAGCAATTAACAGGTTCACCAGAAGAATGTTAGACAGCACCATGTACACAGCCAATAAAATTATTACCAATGTATGGTATCTCTCACACCTTGGCTCACCAGACAATATGCTTGTTTCATTCGTCGTGCAACcttcaacttgaaaaaaaaaattaaaaaatattaaaatgacaccAGAATGGAGTCTCTGTATATTGTAGCTGTGATCTGTGAAATGTACCAGAAGAGCAAAATGACGATGCACTGTTGTCAATTTAATTGGAAAAAGatttgttactgtacgtacaataacaaacacttttCACATATTATTATTGGGTTGCGAACAAGAACTTGGTctatatatgttatttcacattgttttctGCAAGTAGAAAACCATAGTAAAGTTGttctatgaattaaaaatccaaaataactgaacaattctcatccatatggccactgttAAACAAATAATCACTTGTACATGACTGTTTATACAGAACGATTTTATAATTTCTTGAGTTATACCTTCAAATTCTTCTAAGAATAATTCTCCATATATTTGGAAGTAAGGTTTGTAGAATATTCCATTCATTATGGGCCACGTCCGTTGTTCGTCGGGATACAGGATGGCTTGTACAGATACTCCATAACCTATCATTATCACACAAATGATACCGACGAAGAAGAACAGGTCGACCATCTACAgaaatgatacaatgtaacaatatgtaaatttagacatgAAAATATTAGATGCTGACAAAACATGCAGTAATACATTCACAGATCAGGAAGATATATAAgaatagatggatagatagatagatagatagatagatagatagatagatagatagatagatagatagatagatagacagagtTTGCTTATATGgcattatgtataccattgatACACGATATGTTGTGGAGATAGACATATaggtatagatagatagatagatagatagatagatagatagatagatagatagatagatagatagatagatagaccatccatccatctaaaACATACCATTTTTCCTATCATGATCAGTTTAGGTCCTATTGTTCTATTGATTGAAAATATATGCATTATTCGGATATAGAAGAACAGGATATCCACAGCCAATATGTATCTTCCAGCATCCAAATCACCACTGTACTTAACAATAATTGCTGCATAGAAACCACCCAGACTTATAAAATCGATAATGTTCCAATAGTCATCAAATATCCAACTTGTGATCTTCATATAAAACCCAGATGTTTCCCGCTGGATTAGCTAAAATATCAGATAAAACAAGCCTCCTTTTGTTCAAAAGTTACATGAAATAATGTGTATGGCGTCAGTTGTTGATCAATGCATATTTTCATGTGGTGTAAAATACCTCGTCAACACCAGTAGTAGTttttcatattatatattttgggAGATCTACTTTTCCAATATTCTGCCTGATTATTTCTCCTCACATTGTCCATCGTTTTTACTTTCGTTGTCATTATTTAATCCAGTTTTATACAACTGTGTGCTTCCGAACGTCAATTTGATGATCAAAACGTaaatgcgtatgtatgtatgtatgtatgtatgtatgtatgtatgtatgtatgtatgtatgtatgtatgtatgtatgtatgtatgtatgtatgtatgtatgtatgtatgtatgtaatgtatgtgtgcgtgcgtgcgtgcgtgtgtgcgtacatgcatgtatgtatgtatgtatgtatgtatgtatgtatgtatgtactatgtatgtaatggatgtatgtatgtatgtatgtatgtatgtatgtatgtatgtatgtatgtatgtatgcaatgtatgtaatgtatgcgtgcgtgcgtgcgtgcgtgtatgtatgtatgtatgtatgtatgtatgtatgtatgtatgtatgtatgtatgtacatgcatacgtacatacattgtacatacatacatacatacatacatacatacatacatacatacacacacacacacatacatacatacatacatacatacatacatacatacatgcatgcatgcatgcatgtgtatacatacatacatacatacatacatacatacatacatacatacatacatacatatatgtgtgcatatgtgagTGAGGTGAGTGTGTATATTTATTAACTATTACCTGTCGTATTTCATCGAATACAAATGTTGTGACCCATATGATTAACATAATTTCTGGTGTCGACAAGTGCTTCTTGTAGTCAACCAAAAGAACACGACTGAACAACAGCAAGAAGATGACATACCAAAACTGAAAGCGAATTATTATAGAGAAacatattattcaaaatacaGCCATACACACGATAAAAAATACGAGTACAAAAATATCAGATCATTTCtgtgacattttatatttagaaagtAGTGTGCTGTAGGTCGACAACACAAGACATGTAAACCTGGCTCCGAATTCATATGCTACAAGGTTCTACCAGGGAAGTATAAGCTTCATCCTAATATGtttttgtcattattatataatattaaacccctttacttttttatttttctgatatgcaattttgaaattacttttattatattttagactctcacaaattgaatgcagtatatacagataaagttgtgaaaAGGCGCCCTCAAATATCAGCCAGCTAAGCAAATATGAGCCCgcatagcaaatatatgctcaaacgaatacattttattgacaattggACCAAAAgccaccattcctctaaattgtctcgCACACACTGCTTTattgttatataatatttaaaccccttcacctgtaataataataataataataataataataataataataattaaataaataatatataataattatattaataaataataataatatataaccAGTTATACTATTATCAAATTAACCTGCCTTTGGTCGTTGTTTGATCACTTTTTCTTTCATCTGTTTTGGGATATATTTCTACTACTCTTATTACGAGTTGCATCGATCAACAATTCACTTCAAAACACAACATGACATGAACACTATAGCAAATTGGACAACCAACATCCATATATCGCATAGACTATGGCATTTGCCTGATCTTCTACCAACAAGGTGTTTAAATGTtaaagggaacaccactccaggaaataaagacattttggTAAACTTCAGGTTCTGGAGAGACATTCCATAATTCCACATCACATTCATTTCGCGCTATTGTCAAGTAACACAAAATTAATCTTATTTCGTATTTGTGAATGTCTTAGTACTGGTCCAGTGTTACCCCATAGAAATGAGCAGATATGCATATGTTTAAGattaacaataaatattcatgtactgTTCATCTACTACATTTGCATGTCTGCTAATTCCCAGGAACAATACTGGGTCACAGCTaggacaatgaatgtgaaacaagttTCAATTAAGTGTTTTATGGTATGTTAAATTTATGATAtgttaaatcatgaaataactctccagaactcaTGTGTTCAtcaaaatgcctttatttcctagGAGTGGATATCCCCCTTTAAGCTACAACACACTTACTGTGCAGTAGGAGAATTTGACAACAGGAGAATCCAGAAAGCTGACGAACTTCTGAAAGGGCCTAAGATCCTTTTTTGCTCGAATGTCGATGCCTTCATTTGAACCCAAGGAGGCACTGCCTTCTTCTATGCTATAACATAAAGTGTATGACAACATTGATGTGATACCATGTATAGTCAGTCGGTTACTCTATCCTTCTTGACCATGTAGGGTAATATGTTGCAGACACTTCAATAGAGCATGTATTTATCTATACCTTCATACGGTGGATTCAGGGATGTTAACTTTACAACAACTGTGGTCGCTGTTCGGCCACACTGGTCCTGGCTCCAAAATGGTGACAATCAAATGTATCCATCttgtttgatatttcaatatatggGTTGGCTGTAGTTTAGAACAAACATACATTTCATTCTTAAAGGCGATAAAAGGCTATTCCATGTAAAGCaatatgaaattattacatTGTTTCGAAAGTTTGGCTACATACCTTAAACGATGGTCACGGTTTAGTTTTACCAACGGTGTACTATCTACGTCATGGGTCACCTAAAAAAGATAAgtatataattacacatatgTATGCAGCCAACaccacactcacacacacacacacacacacacacacacacacacacacacacactcgttcgttcgttcgttcgttcattcattcattcattcattcattcattcattcattcattcattcattcattcattcattcattcattcattcattcattcatactatGCCTCGTATCTTGTAGTCTTCACTTCCTAAATCGGTCCTCTAGGGCCAGGGCTATAACTGCAAAATTCTTATGAGAGTGGTAGTTGGCATATAAATGGACACATGGGGCTTTTGTTGTAGGTTTTGAAAGTTTCTTAAGAttgaatggcaacagcacattgTGGTAGGTGATTCCATAATGATTATCGTGGTGTCTGGAAAGTAGAGTTGGATGAAGGGGCTTGCATGCATCCACCATtcatccgtctgtccgtccatccaccagttcacacacacacacacacacacacacacacacacacacacacacacacacacacacacacacacacgtacgtacgtacgtacgtacatacatacgtatgtacgtgcatgcatgcatgcaagcacacttacgtacgtacgtacgtacgtacatacataaatacatacatacatacatacatacatacatacataataacatacacatacatacatacatacatacatacatacatacgtacgtacatacatacacacatacatacatacatacatacatacatacatacatacatacgtgtatacatatatccatccatcaatacatcacattgtatatcaatatatcTATCTACCTCAGATTTGTAAACAGTAGTCCCTTGGTCAAGTGAAGTGAATTCCGATTCGTCGTTGTCATATGTGACGTGTGGCTCTCGAAAAGTCAGAACACAATACAGCAGTGGTGGAAACAACAAACAGCAAAATAACTGTAAGTAATACACATAAAATTGTTAACATGCCTATATGAGTATATTACGCGTTAGACTAAAAATCATTCATCAGCAGAGTATGGtcaaaggaaaagaaaaaatattacatgtatatgtgattCACGCGTTTTGTGGACAGCCAATGAGTGCCATTTAATAGAATGACTGAAGTCTATGCATGGTCACATCTACCGTCACAACCCATTTTCACTATAACGCTAAAACACACGAACACTTGGGTTCTATATTGATAGGTGGGTTGACATAACCTTTGTAGATCGACGATTCCGATAATTTGGAATACGTCATTCTGAACACTATCGTCGACATGGGCAGATGGAAAGCTCAATTGTTCTTATTGTACTAAGTTGAACTGCTCAAacattataacctttgtaagtCAATTATCTCCTAGTTTGCTCACATAATTTGTTCTGCATCATCAAAAGACAACTTTGACTTACACTCAAAGTTGACGTGCGTTCACTGTCAACATTTCCGTACCAAATTCTACTTAGTAGCTCTTGTACAGCAGTATGAGCGACGAAGTTCTTGTCATCAGCACTTATCGCTAAACGCAAACATGTAGAATTTCCCCAGAAGTGTAGAGGTCGAACTAATAACAATAGGGTAGCTTCCTCGTCGGCGTTGTAGCATTCTGTCAAAATAGCATAGGCCAGCTGCTCATATTCTCTAAGAATGAAAGACAACATAACAGTGATTGAACCATGTTGAGAACCTTTCTTCCTGCAGCTACCCAGCTAATTTCCTTAACatttaaaagttgtttggttccggttacccgaccccacctagtttttcacgcagaccccaaatttttttttacatattcgagaaaaaaacaCGCgaacattgtgaagtctcgcaagaaatagtggatgcggaaactgacatcaactgaaaaagacaatataaaactgttcttcaaatctgtaatggctgtacatctgatgagaagaagccaataacacagaaactatatggaaaacaacagaaaaacataactacctgaactagatacacACATacgaaaaataaattaaaaaaaaaaatctaacctaccccacctattttaaaattgaatgtgatCGGAagcacacaatttgttttacgCCTTATCTTCAATGTGAACGATTTTTCAAGATTTCCTTTTCTCATCTTGCCAACAATGACATTTAATgatctagaaatatttacataaataaatatatacattctaaTGGACACACATTTACGGtcttcttttagtggtctgagttctTATCTATATCCAGTGATATCGCAAATACTGGCTCCCACTTACTGTGTCCTATCCGTCAATCTCAAACGGTTGTCTTCATCAGTTTCTCTCTCCGCCATTGATTTCAAAAACCGACTCGCCACCAATGCTGCTGCCATGGCATCACTCATGCTCTCTAGAAATAACTTTGCCATCTCGTGGCGATTTAGAAACACAGCCCAGAGGAACAGCTCTCGTCGGGGTTTAGCGAAGACACCGATTTCTAAAGGAAACAACGACATCGACTAATGGATATAGGCAATAAAACTATAAGGTTTGGAGTGTAAAAGTGTGTGACTCTAACTCAAACATGGTCAAGAAAATAGATAAAAACTAAAGCTATCGTTGTTGCATATACTAGATAATACAGGTGGGTGATAGTGGATCCTTCGTTAATATGTTAATATAATCACCCTGTGTTGATATAATCACCAAGATAGTGGAAGCACTGGATGATGTTAAATCTGCAGTCACGTGAGGAAAACCCACTAATCAAAGAGGCAGCGCTACTGCGAGTTTAACTACATCAATTTTCACGTACACAGATAACATAATATGTATCAACATGCTGTAACAATAGTTTCAGTggttttacttttttaaaatcttagtttgcctatagcttgatttccgtAAATACCTTCATTGCTATTTTGATCCCCATCCTGAACTTGATATTTATTGTCATGTCGTAAATATAGAACTTCATAGGTATTGTCAGCCAAATCTTTGATGAGATGTCCAACATCACGTAGCGTGAACCTCGTGGTTCTTTGCTGAAAAACAAGGCAGAACATAAATGGATATTAACCCATACGACAATCTAGCCTTTACATACACCAGAAAACAACCGACAGGGTTATCTAAGGCGAGCATAATCATGTATGGCTCGGATGAGTTTTAAGTTGGGGACAGAGGTTGTACGCCATAATAGCCCGACCCCTAAACGACCGCGCGCGCATTTATGAGTGGAATTCCACCGATGCGATGCGGTCGTTCGGGTAAATTCGGCAGTGGGAGCTTTCGCTTCTCACTACAGCATTATGGAATAAGATATTTCGGaaaatgaccatatatggaagtTATCGGCGAGTCTCATTACAATAGCTTCAGGAGGAGTGATATCACAACCACAGTAAACAGCGAGAATGCAAAGTACTCAGTGCAGATCAAATTACCCGCCTACTTGTAGGCTGAGTTGTGGTAGGGCATGTACTCACTAAAACTTATGTGTTGACCCGTACCCATAAAATAACCAAATccgtaaaggttttatcatataccagATGTAGTGAGGTGGAAACATTATTTGAATCACATATCCACATACTTGATATGAAAAACATACAGGTTGGGAGAAAAACAGACAACGGTAGAATCACTGAACACGCAAACGGTGAGCTCACCACTTCTCATATTTGTCCAAACAAAAGGTGATACGGAAAAGTGTCACACTGATTCGATACGTGAGCTCCCCATTGAAACAGTTAGAAATACTGGGCATCTGATAACATTGCGTATTGAGAGCTGATGGTTTTGTATTTGacttattgtttatttttcactACATAGTATTAAAGCTTTAAAAAATGCCAATACTTTCTTCAACCCATGTCATTCTCACAGATatttgaaaaagtaaaatagagaGCAAAATTaagtttctttcttttttccctCGAATTTTGTTTAGTGTTTTTTCAATTAAGTGGTACAGAAGAAAAAtccatgtttatattttttttcagaaaaaaaaaaacaaaaacaaaaacaaaacaacaccaacaccaaaCTGAAACTTAAATTACACAATATTTTAGtgtaaaaaatattcaatagtcaagtcagcaataagGTCCGAATGGACATGTTACATTATACAACATACAAAGTTTGTCTACCAAAGTTCAGCAATAGATTTCGTCTTAGCTGGCAAATGCTATTAAATGATGTGTCACCATCAGTGTGGCTGACCACAAGGTTTTATGTTGAGATAgtcacaataaagataacacacacatCCCTTACACGGTGTCTGCTCtgtatgttgttacattgtatttgtttttgttattattaacaaaatacagagcagactaacaaaatacagagcagacactctGTAAgagatgtttgtatgttatctttattgtgtctatctcaacataaaactttgtgatcagtctcactgatcttgatacattgtttaataaCATTTGCAAGCTAAATTTTATACACGGATCTTCCAAACTTACACATTTTTTCGTTACGCTTCGTGATTTCACTTTCTTTAACAGTCTGTACAATAAAGTGGTATGTCTTATCtgtaaaatataaacattagaAATTTCCTTATcaataatacaaatatcaatTGCAATGAAGGCAGATTGAGTTTCAATCGTGGCAATGAACTTTTGATGGACCATTACTTAAAAAACATATCCTTGGTTCGAATGGAGAGATAAAATTTATTGGAAATCCTTTCATAGACCCAAGAAAGAGCCGATGATTCACGTTTATAAAGAAGTGTTGTAGGAGaaagtataaataattataACTGTACCATATAGCAGATGcaaaatattcaattatatTCTAATCGACAAAGAGATTTGTTTATCCACCGGAATATATGTGTGGAGAAGCAAAGTTTAAATCACTCTGTCTGGGAACCAGTAATGGATTCTTCGTGGTAATTCTGAAGGTGATAGATTGTTTTTACACTTACATAAACGTTTAACAAAATGTTTACCATTGAAACGATGGTATCCCCAATACGCCTTTCAAGATGGTCAGAGATGGCTGTTACGTTTCCCATAGCTTTCAAATTTACCCTAGTAGCAGTACTGTTCGACAATACTCAGAGgaattttcttttcaatgtcaaatgaaaaacaaacagcGACGAGGAAAATGGGGAAATCATGCATTCTTGAAAGTAGTCATTAGTCTTACCTTATTGTACAGTGTTGTCAGCCTCTTCACCGTCAAAAATGTACGAAGATCAACGCCATTCTCAATGAACAACTTGACAAATTCAACCTGGTTATTGATAAACGCCTTTTCGAGTAATTGGTGTCTGTCCTCAACCTAtagataacaaaacaaaaatctttGCTCAATGGAGTTTTTTGCATCTTGATGCTCGTTTCTTCAAAGAGAAACAAACCTTTTTAGGAGAATAAACACACcca
This window of the Glandiceps talaboti chromosome 16, keGlaTala1.1, whole genome shotgun sequence genome carries:
- the LOC144447566 gene encoding transient receptor potential cation channel subfamily M member 2-like isoform X1; the protein is MEDIALELAKRQVSRELSCQNKSKELRMTHMLQSFEMRECSRFTVPEGQDDDSDHIDGPTRAVERLCHCGRDRSTHTDELSATESKRWESSTHTDTKKTNTYGEIEFPGYSVKPAKYIRLEHMTDPDKIVQLMTQWWGLSAPNLLISVTGGAKDFMLTSKLKAVFRNGLTKVALSTNAWIITGGTHTGVMKHVGEAVRDYTLGSGSYGRRSIVNIGVVPWGVVHRRQRLINEGGKSTYKVRYLVEDPVGLEASLDPNHSHFILVDNGSSGSYGTEIELRGKLERAISEIHQGKDKDGNLMIPTVCLVLEGGPGTLETVRSAIYNNTPVVIVAGSGRAADLLTWAVRNVRTERTNSVLKKLKNEAQNIFGLQLVDKVVSLVLDCMKKETLELITVYELNAKGFAMDIDVAILQALLTAKKADKRGQLHLALAMNRIDIAESVMCQAGRSWKVEDRHQLLEKAFINNQVEFVKLFIENGVDLRTFLTVKRLTTLYNKIRHTTLLYRLLKKVKSRSVTKKCQRTTRFTLRDVGHLIKDLADNTYEVLYLRHDNKYQVQDGDQNSNEEIGVFAKPRRELFLWAVFLNRHEMAKLFLESMSDAMAAALVASRFLKSMAERETDEDNRLRLTDRTQEYEQLAYAILTECYNADEEATLLLLVRPLHFWGNSTCLRLAISADDKNFVAHTAVQELLSRIWYGNVDSERTSTLSLFCCLLFPPLLYCVLTFREPHVTYDNDESEFTSLDQGTTVYKSEVTHDVDSTPLVKLNRDHRLSIEEGSASLGSNEGIDIRAKKDLRPFQKFVSFLDSPVVKFSYCTFWYVIFLLLFSRVLLVDYKKHLSTPEIMLIIWVTTFVFDEIRQLIQRETSGFYMKITSWIFDDYWNIIDFISLGGFYAAIIVKYSGDLDAGRYILAVDILFFYIRIMHIFSINRTIGPKLIMIGKMMVDLFFFVGIICVIMIGYGVSVQAILYPDEQRTWPIMNGIFYKPYFQIYGELFLEEFEVEGCTTNETSILSGEPRCERYHTLVIILLAVYMVLSNILLVNLLIAMFSYTFSKVQDHTDLFWKFQRYGLIAEYQWRPMLFPPLIIFSHIRMCVQAVLGHCCPRIRRGKRTLRQRLTVKEDKLLSLFELIHMERYFARKQHEESTKMDVEIKEVFQKVDSLMKHMEFVESQLDRIMTRTDERYTEDVISPLALPIISEEADSESKA
- the LOC144447566 gene encoding transient receptor potential cation channel subfamily M member 2-like isoform X2 gives rise to the protein MTHMLQSFEMRECSRFTVPEGQDDDSDHIDGPTRAVERLCHCGRDRSTHTDELSATESKRWESSTHTDTKKTNTYGEIEFPGYSVKPAKYIRLEHMTDPDKIVQLMTQWWGLSAPNLLISVTGGAKDFMLTSKLKAVFRNGLTKVALSTNAWIITGGTHTGVMKHVGEAVRDYTLGSGSYGRRSIVNIGVVPWGVVHRRQRLINEGGKSTYKVRYLVEDPVGLEASLDPNHSHFILVDNGSSGSYGTEIELRGKLERAISEIHQGKDKDGNLMIPTVCLVLEGGPGTLETVRSAIYNNTPVVIVAGSGRAADLLTWAVRNVRTERTNSVLKKLKNEAQNIFGLQLVDKVVSLVLDCMKKETLELITVYELNAKGFAMDIDVAILQALLTAKKADKRGQLHLALAMNRIDIAESVMCQAGRSWKVEDRHQLLEKAFINNQVEFVKLFIENGVDLRTFLTVKRLTTLYNKIRHTTLLYRLLKKVKSRSVTKKCQRTTRFTLRDVGHLIKDLADNTYEVLYLRHDNKYQVQDGDQNSNEEIGVFAKPRRELFLWAVFLNRHEMAKLFLESMSDAMAAALVASRFLKSMAERETDEDNRLRLTDRTQEYEQLAYAILTECYNADEEATLLLLVRPLHFWGNSTCLRLAISADDKNFVAHTAVQELLSRIWYGNVDSERTSTLSLFCCLLFPPLLYCVLTFREPHVTYDNDESEFTSLDQGTTVYKSEVTHDVDSTPLVKLNRDHRLSIEEGSASLGSNEGIDIRAKKDLRPFQKFVSFLDSPVVKFSYCTFWYVIFLLLFSRVLLVDYKKHLSTPEIMLIIWVTTFVFDEIRQLIQRETSGFYMKITSWIFDDYWNIIDFISLGGFYAAIIVKYSGDLDAGRYILAVDILFFYIRIMHIFSINRTIGPKLIMIGKMMVDLFFFVGIICVIMIGYGVSVQAILYPDEQRTWPIMNGIFYKPYFQIYGELFLEEFEVEGCTTNETSILSGEPRCERYHTLVIILLAVYMVLSNILLVNLLIAMFSYTFSKVQDHTDLFWKFQRYGLIAEYQWRPMLFPPLIIFSHIRMCVQAVLGHCCPRIRRGKRTLRQRLTVKEDKLLSLFELIHMERYFARKQHEESTKMDVEIKEVFQKVDSLMKHMEFVESQLDRIMTRTDERYTEDVISPLALPIISEEADSESKA